The Cheilinus undulatus linkage group 17, ASM1832078v1, whole genome shotgun sequence genomic sequence ttttaatcatctccAATTCCTGGACTTTCTGTGTGTCTCCTTTCTCTTTGAACTGCTCAATCAAGAAGTCCAAGTGGACAAGAGTGGACAGTGAGTCGATATTCAGAGCGATCTTCTCTAGTTCAATGACATACCTGAAGGACTCCTCTAAGCACTGATCTTTGtctctctgatgtttttccATTTCCTCCTCAAGGACTCTCAGAATGCTTCTTGTGTCTTCATACTCTGATTTGATCCTCTCAAACTTCTCTTCCACATCCTTTACAATGACTTTATCCTTTTTAAGCCCTTCCAGTTGAGCTTTAACCTTCACACACTCCTCTAATCCTCTAAGATACTTCTCCTTCATATCTGGGAGAGTCTTCTGAACTTTTCTCGTCTTGGTCACATACCGCCATTCTTCTTTCACATGATCAGACACCGGACATTTCCCTTGGCACACCGTGCATTTGTTCTTGCTCATGACTTCACATCTACTGGGACTCCAGGCCACTGTGCATCCAGGATAGTGGCAGTTCTCCTCGCAGACGGTACAGCATGTAGCACCTTCATAAAAAACCCCCAGTAACCACAACCCACCACTGAAAGGTTCTTTAACTTTGCAGGGCTCATCAACTTCTACAATGAAGTTCTCGTTGCTTTTCATCTCTAGTTCATACTTCCTCAGAGCTTCCTGGAGCTGCTGGATTTTCTCCTGGGTTTGAACACCCTGCTCAATATGGTCAACGAAGCTCTTCATGATTTGTTCACGTTTCTTTAGAGCTTCCTGATACTGCTGGATTTCTGTCTGATTTAGTTTGATATACTTGACTCGCTCCTGCAGGTTTTGGATGCAGCCTCTTAGTCCGATGCGTTTGTTCAGAACCTCCACTGTCTTTTCTATCTTCTGAGGTGCAGTTTTCTCCAGAAACTCGAAGAACTGTGTCAGTCCTTTGGTTGttgttttgaatgcatttccaAGGGCTTCTCTGTCCCCTGTTCGGTCTTTATTTTGGCAGTTATTAAAGAGGAAGTGAACTTGCTGGTTTCTTCTGTCTTTGGCACATGTGATGTTTGCAGCCTCGAGAGTTTTCAGAGTCTCTTTAGGTTTCGTTCCATCCGAATGTGTGATGAGGGGGACGATGTTCCTCTCCATGTCTTTTCCAAACAGAGAAACCACTGAATCCAAGATGTACCTCAAGCGGTCACTCAGGCCATTGCATCCTGTTTTAAGCACCAAACCAACAACATTGATTTCATGAACTCCATCCCTCAAGCGGAACAAGTCAAACAATCTTTCCCTGACAACAGCTCGAGCTACCCCTCTGAAGTCACCGAATCCTGGTGTATCGATGACGGTCAGAGAGTAGGGCAGAGTTTTACCTTCAAAATCAAAGATCTCGTACACGATCACGTCTGATGTGTGACCTTCAAACTGGCTTCTCTCTTTGTCAACGATCTTAAACCAGACATTGTCCTCCCACGTCACTCCCATGTCATAGTTGACCAAAGCGTTGATCATGGTAGATTTCCCCGTATCTGTTTCACCAACAAGCAAGACGGTTCTGTTCGTCTTGTTCAGATCTTTTTCACCAAAACTGAGTCTCCTGATTGTTCCAATATAGTCCTTCTTTGGTGTCAGCTGGTAGACTGTGGGAGATCCTGAATGGATcagttctttgcagatgatctTGTCAAATTTGCAGGAGCTGTCCATTTTCCTGTAGAAATAGAAAAACTTCAATCAAGACTTGAAAATTCTCAACCTCCACCTCTCTTCATGAGAGTGAGAGCTGGCGACAACAGCTCAAATCTGTTACTAATAACTGAGTTTGGCATAACCTATTATTTGTTAGTTAGAAGCATTCATTTATTATAATCAATCTTAAACTTTTACATCAATTTGAAAAGCCAGAATGGCTAAGTTAGCATTaccaacatagctaaagttaacagaGCATATAAAGGCAGCAttgctacataagctatgctgGCTGCATTaggatgttttcatggaggaccagctttttcctgtaaacagactgtttatttgGCTTTATTACATGTTTTGTAATGGGGTGTTCCTGGTCAGGTTTtgaaagggatacttcaacattttggtaaattcacccattgccataattcctgtagtctgaGTAAcaggttcgtttcctttagttgtcagtgcaagctgtttctagatctgggggaaccgatataccagctgtgcagctaacgctatggagacagacggtatttttggctttccaaaaactcatcaaatacacaatccaacaactccaaaatgctctcgtggacaagttgtgacctgcacattcaccacgctatgaaatactaacgtataattatgttacattacgacacatgaagcaaatactcggaactactttccgagtaaaccactgggcggagtgacacagtgcgcgcctgtggcagtgccgtagttacttggtagttccagctttgcatttagctttaaaacatctccttctcataatgttccatgattatttcatagtgtggtgaatgtgcaggtcacaacttgtccacgagagcgttttggagttgctggattgtgtatctgatgagtttgatgagggaaagcaaaaaataccatctgtctctactgagttggcacagcagctatGAACTCAGCAGCGCCAATCTAACAATAGCTTGCatggacaactaaaggtaacaaacctattactaagactatgggaattatggcaatgggcaaatttgccaaaatgttaaagtatccctttaactgtaAACATTAGGTATCCTatccctgaccctaaccctaaacctaAGTTAAATCGGATTTTATCCCAAATTTTTAGGGTGTATTTTTTGTTCTGAAAGAGAACAGAGTCTCAGATAAATGGCCTGTGAGAGTGTCCATCAGAAATAAACGGTCTGTAGCCAGTCCCCCTCCTAACTGTTGAAAACAGCATTCTGTCTAGACCGTGACTCTCCACATACGCTCATCAGAGCTCCAGCCTTGAGAAGGTGGACGACAACAACAACGTTGGCCACCTGAGTTCTGTTTGTGCTCAGTCAGAGAAGCTGAAATTCTGTAAACTTACCAAGCCACTTCAGAGGCTTCGGCCACTGGAAGATTGAGACGAGTCTTCGCTAGAGATTTTCCATTCTGGTCACGTTTGTCCTGATCTGTAAACATGGAGGAGACATGAGATGAATTAAACAAGATTCATACACTCTTAGATTACTAATCAACTCATAGTTTATCCATAAGCAACATTTGGAAGAATTCTTTAGTAAATTTAAGAAGACCCAAAATATTggatttgttatttttgaggtgTGATTGCATCTTAAAGTAGGGGGCACTACAGTAAAACcataaaaattaacattgaaattaGTAGAGGGGCACaccctgatcatacatgtgaaatttgaagggtAATCGAGTGTTTCATAAGTTACCCCCACTTCCTGTGTCATGGCGAAAGATCAATATGGCCGCCATGGCCACTGGGGCATCTGTTAATGAGTCATGTCAATGTTAGGACAGATATTGGTGAGTTCAGGTgaaaatcagagcatgatagGTGCTACAGCAACACTCCCTGACAGGTTGTATGGCATGGCTGTCAAGCTTGATGGGGGCGGGCCTTCCTGCTCTCATGGCCGGCAGCTGATGAGAGGCAGGGGGCCGCTGTTTTGATCAAGCTGAGGCAGGCAGGTGGGCTGGAGAGGAGTGTAGAACAATGCAATGCCGAGAGCTACCTCGTGGAGAACGCTGGACCAAAAATAGAGTTTTTCCTCAGTTTAATTTATGTTTCTAAGTTTATCTTTGAGTTTCGTCGTGTGTTTATGTTACAAAACAATTAACTATCATCCGTCACcactctgaggaggaggtgtgGGGTCTGAAGTGGAGCGGGTAGGCCGAGGCAGAGTCGCATTGTGGCGGAGGTTAAGCTGCAACAGGTAGGGTCCGTCTCCTGTTCCTTGCCACATGCTAGTATGGCACGGGCAGCAGACGCCTGGAAGCCCTAGACCAACGTTATGTTTCCCAGGGTCGTGTTTGCCATGACAATAGGttcaaaacactaaaaataacacaaaaatgacCCATTTCCTGACTGAGgcaaaggatcaaaatggccgccATGACCACTGGGTCATCTGGGAATGAAACATGTCCATGTCGGGACAGATATTGAGGAATTCAagtcaaaatcagagcatgatagATTCAATACAttaagaaaaatgcagaaatgatccatttgcatcacttcctgttggcagggAGGGCGCCatgatcagctgttttcatgtggggaagttcagtgtgatactgatGTGTTGCCATAACATGTTGAAGACCATAGAATGATGTCCCCCAAGTtgcatcagttttcagtgaataattgtcaaaaaaaaaggacttattttgaaattcGGGCGGAGCTGGTGGACcctcctgttgggattttggcatgggtccaagaggcttttttgtaggtgtgGTCATGGTGCATGTCCTGCCCAAAGATCAGCTGTTTAAGTTCAACGGTGTTcgggggctgaatttttaaagtaagaaaagaggaaaaagtgacaaattcAATGTTGTTTTGTCAGAGGAGGGCGGAGTTATGAATTTTTGATGTTAGTGCATGATTTGATAAAGGGTCAGTGTGTGATCATCTGTgggaagtttggtgatgattggtATAAGCACTGAACAGTTATGGGcaataattgttgtttttacacCATGTTTTTTGagagaaatggtgaaaaaaagtggtcaTCAAAGTTTTGGGCCTTATCATGGCCCCGTCCCCTGGTGAAAACTGAAGCTTTTGGTAACTTTTGGTGTCCATCTTGTGTAGTTTCAGTAGAAACCactctggagtcaatcagataaGTCCCCTTAGATAAGTTCATTCAGATGCGAGGACTGtaaattgaccaaaaatggcCAAATTCTGACACTTTTCCTTGATGATATCATTCCgtgcattttagaggatggtcccaacaggatttttttctacGTCTAGcaatgatacatatgtgtaccaagTTTCATGCATGTCGCTCAAACCTGTGCGTGGAGCTtctgaataaaagcaaaaaccagGTTTTGGGGCCCCTGAGGGGCACTTTTTTGAGCGAGATGAACCGAATCACCAGAAGACAAAATTTTTCACCAGGATCTAACAAGCCACCAAATTTCGTGAGTtttggtacacatatgtatcatgactagacgaacaaaaaatcctcttgggaCCATcttctaaaatgtacaggaagtgacatcatcaaGGAAAAGTGTCTGAATTTTGGCCGTTTTTCGGTCAATTTACAGTCCTCGCATTTGAACGAACTCGTCTGAGGGGATctatctgattgactccaggGTGGTTTCTGCTGAAACTACACAAGATGGAGATCTCAGCGTGTGCTCTGCAGGAGTGTTCACAGGGGGGCGGGGCCATAATAACGCCCCAAACTTTgaagaccacttttttcaccatttttctcaaaaaatatggtgtaaaaacaacaattattttttcagtgcttacacaaatcatcacaaaactTCCCACAGATAATCACACAAGGACCCTCTATCAAATCATGCACTAACATCAGAAATTCATAACTCTGCCCCCTTCTGACAAAACAACATTGAATTTGGCACTTTCTCCACTTTActcactttaaaaattcagccTCCAAACACCACTGAACTTAAGCAGATGATCTTCTGATAGCcacacctacaaaaaagcctcttggacccatgcccaaatcATCATCTATGGTCTTCAACATGTTATGGCAACACatcagtatcacactgaacacgccCACATGAAAACAGTTCATCATGGCGCCCTCccctgccaacaggaagtgatgcaaatgggtcatttctgcatttgtcTTAGTGTGTTGAACCTTTCACACTCCATggcggccattttgatccttcaccattggacaggaagttggtcattttttgtgttatttttaatgtattgaatctatcatgctctgattttgacctgaatTCCTCAATATCTGTCCCGACATGGACATGTTTCATTCCCAAATGACCCAGTGGCcatgtcagccattttgatcctttgcCTCAGACTGGAAATGGGAAATTTCTGTATTATTCTCAGTGTTTTGAAACTATGATGCTCTGATTTTCACCTGAACTCACCAATATCTGTCCTAACATTGACATGACTCTTTAACATATGCCCCCTGTGGCCATTTGATCCTTCGCCATGAcacaggaagtgggtgtaactctcatatgaaaaacctgattgccttcaaatttctcATGTATGATCAGGTTCTGCCTCTCTACAAACatcaatgttaatttcatggttttgttGCAGCGCCCCCTACTGTAAGATGCCATTAgcacctccaaaataaaaaatcaaattaagacatttttaaaaacactccatCAGCTGGGAATTTAAAGGCCACTACTGAAGAtaaacatcatcagaaacaATCTCtgtaaagttgtttattttagcAGTCCTCCAGCTGTTTACTGCCTCCTTCCTACTGATCCTCGTCTCCTGTACAGACTTCCTGCCACTCAGCTGCTGGAATTATACTGGTTCCACCCACCGTGACATCATGTTGTGTTATAAATACAGCAGAAGACATGTTTAATGTGTTCCCCTCTCACAGCTGACCTTGTCCTCCCGTGCTGCTGCTGATTTCTAGTTCCTCCACCAGatctctcctcctcatcttctctAGAATCTCTTTCACCACATCTGTAGACTGCAGGTTGTACGTCCCCATGATCTTATCCACGGTGTCCATCGGGTCCGctctctccagctctctctTTGGGATCTTGATTCCATAGTCTTGGAGGCACCATTTGAACTTCTTGAACTCTTCCTCTCCCAAATCCTCCAGTGTGTCTGAAAGCAGTTCTCTAACAGACATCCTCCCCTCCTTCTACTGGACGTTTCACTGTTAAAACAGACCAGACAGATCAGATTAAACAGACATATCTAAATACAGCTGAGGTGCTGTTAGAGACCCTTGGTTAAACATGAAACTTTGATATTTtgatcatgaaaacatgaatattATTTCGAAGGCCCTAGCACTGATCTACTTCTGTATCTGTATGTGGTATTTCCTGTTTGAAGAACCTCTTATTTGGGGGCTggatgctcaaaaactcaccaaactttacagacaAGGGTCCCACAGTAAAATGTGAGACAGGAgactgggtaagagctacatccatgaaaattggtacacatatgtatcatgataagatgtttaaaaaaaaaaaaaaaagtctcttggggtcatcctctaaaatgtacaggaagcacACTAAAACAGTTAAGGGTCAAATGTTGGTGTTTTTGGGCAATTCACAAGTTTCATACTTTAACTAACTAGTGTAAGGGATTTCATGCAATTGACTCCAGATATTTTTTGCCCatactagacaacctggagGTCTAAAGTTGTAAGAACTGAGAGTTTTCACCTTGAGACAGGGCCGTGACCAGAGCCCAAACTTAAACTacttttctgtacatttttgtagtgaaaatacaccaataatgccttataactttttaatgcttatgtccatcatcaccaaacttcacagggatgatcacacaCTGATCTTAAACGTTCATACATCAACATCATTACtgtgtcacagcgcccccttctggcaaatcaacatttctgcctctgactttTCCACAGTGttccctttaaatattcagcccccgCACACCATTCAGCCAAGGCTtgtgatttttggtctgcatatgggtcatcatcagacctacaaaaaagcctcttggacccatgacCAAATCCGAACAGGAAGTCCACAAGCTTCttattaatttcaaaataagtcaatttgatggtgccaaatgactttaacATATAACTTAAGTATAAAACATTGTGATAttctgctctttcttgcaaCACA encodes the following:
- the LOC121524716 gene encoding uncharacterized protein LOC121524716 — its product is MSVRELLSDTLEDLGEEEFKKFKWCLQDYGIKIPKRELERADPMDTVDKIMGTYNLQSTDVVKEILEKMRRRDLVEELEISSSTGGQDQDKRDQNGKSLAKTRLNLPVAEASEVAWKMDSSCKFDKIICKELIHSGSPTVYQLTPKKDYIGTIRRLSFGEKDLNKTNRTVLLVGETDTGKSTMINALVNYDMGVTWEDNVWFKIVDKERSQFEGHTSDVIVYEIFDFEGKTLPYSLTVIDTPGFGDFRGVARAVVRERLFDLFRLRDGVHEINVVGLVLKTGCNGLSDRLRYILDSVVSLFGKDMERNIVPLITHSDGTKPKETLKTLEAANITCAKDRRNQQVHFLFNNCQNKDRTGDREALGNAFKTTTKGLTQFFEFLEKTAPQKIEKTVEVLNKRIGLRGCIQNLQERVKYIKLNQTEIQQYQEALKKREQIMKSFVDHIEQGVQTQEKIQQLQEALRKYELEMKSNENFIVEVDEPCKVKEPFSGGLWLLGVFYEGATCCTVCEENCHYPGCTVAWSPSRCEVMSKNKCTVCQGKCPVSDHVKEEWRYVTKTRKVQKTLPDMKEKYLRGLEECVKVKAQLEGLKKDKVIVKDVEEKFERIKSEYEDTRSILRVLEEEMEKHQRDKDQCLEESFRYVIELEKIALNIDSLSTLVHLDFLIEQFKEKGDTQKVQELEMIKKRVDEAIRALLESDHRHNCVIC